The stretch of DNA CTCGACTCCCTTCGATTTCCTTCAATCTTTGTGGGTTTAGTGTTCTAAGAGTAACTACATGTTTTCTCgcgggctatttacctaagacatctaccaaaGGACTacaatgatttacgataccaaaacattATTGTGTACTtttacatattacgcaaagacaacttgaatctctggaaaacaaaacgcagctcagttgacagttatggaataaagcgctgtatcaagttactgcactgccacacgtacgcaatgcgcgCCTACTTTTTAGAGTCGTCACCGTCCTCTTTTCGACCACGAGTTGTTCTCGAAATATGGTTATCGTCACGGTAAAAGATCAGATAGAaggaaaacgttttgtttcacaCAACGAAATCGTTGTTGTGTCTACCTTAACCAATCTTCAACCATTTGCTTGTAGTTTTTGAGTTACTAGGGTAATAGTGTTTGTTAGAATCTATTCTTTAGTCACAACAAATATGAGCATGTTGCCCATCTTTCTTGGAGTCCGTGCATTCCAAACTTCGCAAGTTCATTCCCGTACCGTAGTTTTTAATACTTGCTATCAATGACATGGAGTCACTGGCCGGCTAACAGGGCTATCATCAGCAAACTAAGATATTTGTTGCGTTTTGTTCGGAACATGATTGTAGAACAGAGTTTCCAAGGACAACAAATATTAACagctatttttaaaaaaataatacataaATAGAAGGGATGACACATCGCTATGTTTCGGAACATTATTAACTCccttacaaaataattaacaaaagtAGTGATTGAATAACAGTGTCCTTTAACTACCGATGTCATGGCAGCTGATACCAATAGGCCTTTAATATTCGCTTGtacattgttttaccaatatagATCATGTGATGATACTCAGATTTGATCCTTTGTCTTGTTTATTAAAGAGTGCATGCATTCCTTTAAACAAACGTTTTAATGAAGAAAACAAAGGATCAAATCTCCTGAGTATCGACATAATCTGagttgggaaaacaaaatgaatacAAGCAAAATAACGTCTAGTTTCAGTACCCTACTGTAAGATTTCAAAAGAGGTCACTGCATGACGCCTCCAACACAGTGACGAGTTGAGCATTTTCCTCAACTCTACGTCATGCCTCTTTTGcgcagcaaagaaaaaaaacaacgtgCAACTGCACACCTTTTCCACTTCATGCTCGTGCAGGTTATGGATAAAAGAGTAAAGTGATTTAGATCGGACAATTAAAGCAATTGTCTCGTATAGACTTCTGAAAAACTCAGGCAGGtgcattcatcgagtccttccaagagaaaataaggggaCGGAAAGGGAGGcacaaggcgttggccgggatatgttaagtccacgaaagttatttttagaagagcggaagtctttgttctagcggaagtctgtcttctgagacgtccgcatgcagtcttgcctcgctctcaggttcttagtgaaaagagaaaatgatggcgcacgttgaaggctgatgaatatatattttctttcaaacatcggaccgaggttggcctgcatgcggacgtctcggaagacttccgctcgagtaaaaataactttcgtggacatgacatatcccaagggctggaccgggagcctccatctctgtcccctcattttctcttggtcctTCACAACAAATTGACCTACTCCCAACTGAATGGCTTCGTATCTCTGTTGATAGAGAAAggattgcaccggcatcgcaaaggtcatgagttcgaatcccgttaaaaCCACCAACGCAGATAAGCATGGTGCGTTGTTCTGAACGAGACAAAATAATAAACGACATTGCtttattctcttttatttgctcAGACGTGTGACAGGTTCCCGCGCTTTTTTCCCGCTGTCCCGGGATATATGTGATGGTTCCCGATTCCCGAATGAAATCCAATCAATGCGGGAATTATCCCGCACATGTTGAAATAGCCTACCGTTATTTCGGGCAGGAGGTGAGGCTAAAGTTGCCTTGCATGGTGTCATCCAATTTCGTTCCCGCCTCCCGGTTTAGGGAATATCAGTTCCCAGGCGCCCATCGTCCAACGGTATTTCTGAATTCGAGAATAAGGAAACAAGTCTCTAATCTAATGGCTGGATAGAAAGCTATTTCCGTCCTGTTTCCGTCCTCAatgcaatctcgtacccagagtcctcgggcttcttggctggccaagaagcccgaggactctgggtacgagatctTTCTCGTTTCGCAAGTTACTCGATTTTGATTGGACGACATCTCACACTTTTATATCGATCCCAAAGCAAAATCCTAATAACAGAAATAGCTGACAGCAGTTTTGCATATTAGACATGACGTCAGAAATGGTTGTACAAACAAGATCACTGGAGGAGCTAATTTGAGGCCAGGTAAAATCGGTAAACGGGTTGTGTCGGTTTATACCTCTTCAGTGTTACTCGATACTTTTAGTGTTGTTACTTTAGTattactttatattttaaaaaatacaaccacacttttgaattttcggaacatgtttcgatgtttcaaacatcatcttcagccatagtgagtgtaacattaaaatttttacaagataattcgtatatttataaacttttaccgttatgtcagttgtgttctctataatattgttggttcgtttgaattttacgtacttgtaacgaacatttaatctacaaagaatcattgtattgatagttatatatatacgaattatcttgtaaaaattttaatgttacactcactatggctgaagatgatgtttgaaacatcgaaacatgttccgaaaattcaaaagtgtggttgtatttttttcaatattagtaacacttgtgctatccagaccatttggaaaagtaTTACTTTAGTGTTACTCTGATCACCGGTTTATACCAGCAAGTCTTTTGGTTTTGCTGATCGgtctttttcagtttaaataaagttattattatgattatgattatgattatgattattatgattatgattatgattatgattatgattatgattatgattatgattatgattatgattatgattatgattattattattatagtgtCACGCAAATCAACATGGCGGCAGTTGCGTTTCCACCTCTTCGGTCTCTTCAAGACTTCCTCACGGATGCACAGTTTACAGCTCCGACATTGAATGACTTGGAGAGAATGGAAAACAGGATGATTAATAACCTCATCTACTATCAAACTAACTACTTCCTGATTGTCATCGTTACTTTCATTTTGGTTGGGTAAGTACGATTgaagaatacatgtacatgtaccccGAAATGTTACACCATTGCTGTTTGAATAAGGTGGTAGCGAAGAACTGAATCTAAAGAGTCAGAATGCAGACAAATTTCCGCTCCCTTATCGAGGgaactgctgaataccctgtCCCCTTTGTTAGTTCAGCGGCGTTCTTTGATGAACGAGTCACAGTAGGACGTTTTTAACCAACCTCTAACCAAGAACAACAgggaaatgtacgacttctggtggacgaaggttaacaaaagaagctaacgagagatcttttgttttcgtccaccaacatggctgcgatgacgtcacgtgaaaacctcctatacaatagatgtggcggggtattcagcttgaaaggaaaggaactttatttatgaaagtgtctagtcattccggcgctagagcactaatttgggacactgtaTAAATCTGAAATCAATAATTACAGTGAAACCGGTTTTTCGTTTGCGTGCCATTTCGCTGGTGTCcaacatttgcagactgcagactgcaggcaaatagcactgataaacagtattttaagtctaaacacccatttcaaatagcgctgataaacagtatttaagtctaagaacccattttaaaacggttcgctttcaataattgaaagctaaccattttaaaatgggttcttagacttaattaaatactgtttatcagagCTATttgtctgcaaatgtcagacaccgccaCTTCACAATGTTGTCACGCAACATTGAGTTTTTAATTGGCAATTTTGCAACTTACatatagaatagaatagaatagaatagggACTTTATTTCACGAGGGTAGCATATGACAGTTTTAATTAACAACTGATGACCCAGTGGCCctcgaaaaattaaaaatacttaCACTAGTTCTACCAAACAAAAGCAGAAAGACATTAAAAATGATAAAGGTAAAGAATAAAGATACATACAATATCGTCAAAAGTTAGAAACTCAAGTCCTTTTTCTGAGTAACTTAAAATTTcttaaaaaggctttttttaaaGCATGAGTAACTGTCCAAAACTCTCAGAGATCTTGGTAGAGAGTTCCAATCCCTAATAGAACGAACTGTAAAAGAACGACCACCCTCCATAGCATAACTATAAAATTATCTAGGACAaagtaaatttaaatttaaatatctTGTGTTCCTCATATGCGTGCTAGAATTAACAACTAAAATTTAATTCAGGTAATTAGGAGTGTTTCCTTTAAGTCTCTTGTAAAAATGAGTGCACATTGATTTATGTGCGACTCCCTATAAAAAGGAATGCAATTAGGTGTATTAAACAAGTCTACGGATCTTGAGTTGAAAGGTGCATTCAGGATTACTCTTGCTGCCCTCTTTTGAAGTCCAATGGTATGCCTCAAACTGTAATTACTTTGTACACCTTCTCTGTAGTCGTTTTGGAATTGATAACTTTCATATTTTCACGGAAAACCAGTTGCACTTAATGCTAAAAAATCGTGGTGTTGAACTGATATTTCACAATTCGTTTGAGTTTTGTGCTCCATGAAGGCATATTTGAGACAACACGaacagttttcaattgactTCACAGAACTTGCAATATTTCAAGGTTTGCAAGCAATTATCGTGGCGATACATTGTGAatttgtcatttaaaattgctttttgCATAACCTCGCGAATCCTACCCAATGTAGAGTTATTATGCCGTAaatttgtaatattttaaaaaatgaagttCAAGGTTGTTTTGAACAGGTCCAAATACCTGACTCTGGGAACCTAAGCACTTGGcagcaagttgaaatttgaatttttaacttcCTGGGAGCAAActgccaatcaaaacacaaacATTGCGTCACAAAATCGCAAAGTGGCGCCCAAATGAACAACCGGTTTTACTGTAACTGAAATAACGTGTATTGTTATATGCTTAATACAGGAtttcggggtgcagggatggcgcagtggtgagagcactcgcctcccaccaatgtggcctgggttcgattctcaggctcggcatcatatgtggattgagtttgttggttctctactctgcatcaagaagttttctctgggtactctggcTTCCCCTCTCagcaaaaaccaatgtttgacttgatttgctttcattgttaatttcagttttcagtgtccccaattagtgctccagcgctagaactgctagacacttaaattaataagttcctttcctttcctttcctttcctttctgcaAAGAGAAGACAAAACTGATTGAAGCAGCAGTTTGTACTTAACTGACTGCTTATCTCagagaagggggggggggggggggagggttagGGCCAATGAAGCAAACAATACAAATAAACACAACATATGTTTCAGAATCTCAACAGGCAGGAGGTGGTCCTGTTGGCTTGTTGGTTTACCTGGGCCAGGGACAACCCACTtaaaccccctccccccacaaaCCCTACGTGGCCACAGCGGAACTTGAACCTGGAGATTCTAAGTAATTGTGAGGCCCGTGCACTAGTACTCAACTACACAATGCCTCCTTTTCCTGTTAAATGGCTAAAATGGCTATCTGGAAATTTAGATGCACAATGCTTCTTCGATAAAGACATAAATGCTGTGCCTATGTGACTGTCAGTCAGACAAGGTTTTGAAATTACTAAATGACTGGCAGTccggcaatttttttcaaatggcGAAAAAACCCTGATTTCTGCTTGGTTCTCTCGTGCCCGGGGCActccaataaattattattaacactCGACTAATGACTAAAGCAAACCAAAGCCCTTCAGTTTTTAACATGTTAAACTgatatattatataattatatatgttATATATATTTAGACACTTTCTTGGTACTTAAAATGTACCAGATTTACAGCTGACATTTGTCCTGAGGCTCAACACCCTCCTGAAAtataaatgaattttaatcagacaaaatttaatgcaaatttaatataaAGTGTTTTCAGAAATCCTTAATTCTCCACAAAAGAAGCTGGCATTTGATAATTCAGTTTAAAAATTTAATTCCTCAAATTATCCATTTGCTTTCAGGGTCATACATCCAAAGGAtcttttgattggttctgtTGCATTTGCTGTAACCTTAATCATGTTTGGTGTTGCACAAAGTCATGAGCCGAAACTTGCACAGATGAAGCAACAATACCCTTTCTTGGTCCCTGGTGCTGTTTTTGGCCTGGCTGTGCTTTGTGTTTATGCACTGGGATCCATTCTTGCATTTGTTTCGGGAGTCACAGTGCCTGTGGCAGGTATGTTCAATGGTACATGTATCACACCTAGGACCCCAAGGGGTAGTCAAACAGCTTTCGTAAGCTGTTTATTCTTTCACTGGTATTGTTGAAACCTCTATTGTATTGTAAGTCTTTGTCATTGTTTCTTGTGTTTTCTGGaagatttatttaaaaaaactacCAGTAACTCAAAGCTGAAAGGTTGACTGGAGAAAAAAGCACAAGGTTGCAGATCACaaaaatttaaagtgctacaaactctgatcaaaaaatcacttctttttttccttcagattttgaaagtgtgattgttcaacatttgactggcaaagttttaagctttgatttttttccaaaggctgtttacttgagtgtaagttttggatttcactgtccgccattactcatgttcaaaactgactgattggacctcagagggtaggatctagggaaaagtgaggTCATTGACTCACcagtttaaaatttcagcgtgtaaacgcagctaaTTATAtctgcaaaacacaagtttagaattctgaaagcctgaaacttccgtgcagcgtacacacgcattgcatccTTAAGCTATCAAGTCttttatgtcattttctccttgatccagctctctcaagatttcaaAGTTAGCAATGGTGGGCCATCATACAGGAAAATTTccgttaaaataaacaggtttctttttgaaatcaaggcttaagacTTCGTTTAGTTACTGTTCAAgtaacacagttttgaaatccaaagaaaaataaaaattgtttttttttttctgtcacagTAGCACTTGAACATCATGTCTAAATCATGGAATGTCCTTATGTCAAATGTTAGACTGtctattgatggtttgcatctgcagtaaaatgtcttttgggtaTTTGACTTTagtataatttatgcaaaacttgtggggccattttctgttgtttcgtacatcaacatggccgtttCATCacatggatgcaaaccaagattTGGCACAATACAACACTTTCGTTGTTTAGTCTCATCCTTTTGGTTCCGTGGCAAGTCATTTTCATTGTACAACCTTACAAGGGCTACTACACCTCCTTTACCCaggaatgtttgtttttttctagtGAAGGCAATTTCAGTGCTCAAATAAACTCTAACTTCGAATCTTGTTTCACAGTTAAACCTTAAACCTAGCACACCAAGGGGCAGCCTTCCTTGTAAATGTCCTGCCTTAATCTTAAAGACTCTAGGTGATTTTTAGATCCATCATCACATGTTGGTTGATGAGAAACCCAGCAactgtacattgcagcattgttatgtCTCCAGAGACTGGCTGCAAACCACCTGCCTGTACCAAACCTTGAAATTGTAGGCAGCATTGTTCCAAGAAGGGTTTGTGTCTATTTTGGCAACCAAAGTCTTTGGTTTCCATGGCACCAAACCTGCATTTAATACCCAAAACCCATGATGAGTGATATGTCCTGATACTTCATTTAGAAAATTTGGTTACATTTATTAACCTGTTGACCAGGAAAATTTTCAGAGAAGAAGGCTGGCAATATTCCTTGTTAATAATTAACCATACAGAAATCAGAGGAGTAATATTGATGAGATAACTAATTAAGTATTAATCACTGAAAGACCTCATCTCAAATGTGTTGTAAGACATAcatcaaaggttttttttttcactttttcttttagTAACACTTTTGCATGCGGCAACACGCAAGAGAAATATCAAGAACAAATTTGCTAATGCCATGGAGCTCTTCAAGGAAGATGTCACCCCTATGACAATCATCCTCTCAAGGATTTGCACCATTGAACAAGAACGTGAAGAGAAAGGGAAGAGATAAAAAGCATAAGAGACAGTCTTGCTAATAATCTATTTTTGGGAGAGGGAGCagctgagagatataataaagttatAACTGGTGGACATCATGCTTCCATGTTTGGGCTCTGCAAAGAGAAAGGGAAGAGATAAAAAGCATAAGAGACAGTCTTGCTAATAATCTATTTTTGGGAGAGGGAGCagctgagagatataataaagttatAACTGGTAGTAATCATGCTTCCACGTTTGGGCTCTGCAAACACCATTGCCAATGATAGAGGTAGAGAAAGGCATGCTTCACACTTCATATGCAAGAACAATAAACTATCATACAAGGACAGACTGTTTAGTTTCAAGAGGAATTTAATACCTCTTAACTAGTGGCTAGAATATCTTAAATGTAAATTATGGTATATTAATACCTGCCTTGATAGATATGTCTCCATTTATACTGTGTGCTCACACTGTAGTGCCTCTGGGCTTTTCCTTAAAGTCAATGCTAAAATATCCCTCTTCAGAAATTCATTCTTTGTAAGAAATGCCTTACCTCCAGATTTAATGTCTCAATCTAATATCAAGGTTGAAATCATTCTACTTTTCCAGGTTACGTCGAGTTTTCGCTCCTAACGATACTTGTACACATAAGCTCGTTTGTTGCAAATGTTGTAAGATCAATACTTTGACTAAGTGTAGTTCTTGATTGAcatttaattgtatttttttttttttgagtagtGGGTTGGGAatagctttttttgttttttataagGGAGGATTGTGTTTATATAAAATTTAGTTCACTTGAACTGTAAAATCTGAGTGGGTGTTTATTTAATCCAGTTGGACCATTCAACTCTAAGATtttatttcagtttttcatTTAGGGTTTTTTTCTATGGCTTAAAAAGACTAAATGGGGCGGGTTATGAATTTTTAACTGTGGGTCACGATACTATTTAACAATCATTCACCAAAGGCGAAGTGAATGATTGTTGAATATTTACAGAGACGTAGTAgaggtaaatattccccaatattcggtgagcctgaggcaaataactgttttagtataattttcagcggtgaatatcaaaTTAACACTCTGCACCAATTTACTGGTGCAGTAAgggcagcaaggaggtcaccatggcaaccgagccacagtccacctcccacaGCACCCGTCAACACATCCTCACTGAGACCAGTATGTGGAATGTATACTTACCCTAAAAcatgggagggagggaaaagCAACAAGGtgactcaagccaaagcacatggcaatgcccctgcaaacctccctggaatcccccccccccccccccactccacCCCCGATATCACCAGGAGAaaccgctgcattggcttggttttaactttacCTATATGACATTTAGCCTCATAAAGTGCAAAACAACATGCTAAAACACAATAAAAAGGCACAAAAAGTGCTCGCTGACCTTAAcagccgcgcctccaaaatgttatagtCACCGGGTTGTCGGGAATATAACCccaaattcttatattcaccaCTGAAAATTATAGTTACTGTAATTAATATTTACTTGTATGTAAGTACAAAATCCCACAAGCTTTGTAGCTTAATTAAATTTCTAATTGTGTATAAATAGTCTCTCTTTCTCCCACTGTAGTCCAGCCTATGAAAGTGGTTTGATTTCAGCCGATTTCTTGCCTTCAAGCTACAGCTGTAGAGCAAggaaagaattgttttttgagGATATATAgtaaacaacatcgtcgctctttagaggttgggtgcccgaaacatcctggagcttccactattggcggccagctccaagatggagactgcaccgatggctggcaaaacctgacaacccagccatgagcccccacgcccccgagaagaatgggcacccgtcacactgatacacagtggaaagcagagggtggggagggacgaaaaaaaaagaaaaccgctaaacgctccacacacaatgctcctacttcccgccacactgataaataagcgatacagcccaaagcacgaggtattccacgcatgcgcCAGTATACTACAACCACTGACCAAAtggctgcagtcgctcctagttgtttaaCCTCattttacgtcatagaaagtgcggcgtactgGGTTTTATTCATGAGTTGTTTgcgtcaaaaacccgaacgagcgaggaacgagcgagtgaaggtttttgacacaaacaatgagtgaataaaaccccgtacaaagcactttctatgtcgtttattacacataagacgagaattttcattaaaatagttttctgaacgcaaattagaaacaactcactaacaatagaaccaaatgcaaatttaatttaattcaataacaaagtacgatttgcacgagatgcacaagtgattggcatggaaacgcctttacgctatcgttgattggttatacttccacaagtgaaatagctgtatgccattctgattggctgtataagccttttccacacgtgaaaataaagcgtatagatttctacaaatgagctttatggaataaaatcctcatgttatgtgtaataaatgaAGAAAACAGCAGCCTCCCATTTATTTTTGGCCTCAAAAATGAACCTTAATTTCTCCAACACCTTTAATTAAAGAATGTTGCAAACAACATCAGTCATAAAGTTTGCTTTAATTCGGTCAAGTTAGAAAATATTAATGGACAATAATTTGACTAACACTGTTGCAAATTAGACTTGGGAAGTACGGCTAAATTCGCTTGGCAGGTACAGAACAACTCATTGTGTCATTCATTAGATgttcatcatcattttttttatatagatGTTTACACCATTTGTGTATTGCTTCAAAATTTCCACTTTTTACCCCATGAACTATAAACTATATGAGCTGCCACATTCAGATGtagcttttctttcttttaaacttGACTTCATGGGTGAATTTTCAAATTCTGACATAAACGTCGCTTGTCAGATTTTATtggtcagagaaaaaaaaaggtcttttttttaattgtcaaAATTAACTCAAAACACACTCTAAAAATGAAGTTTCAAGTCAATGTGAAAGACAATGAGTGAAGTTAAGAATTTTCTCCAGATTTTTATTCCTGTGGTAAAATTCCGGCTTTGAACAATCTTGTCATGTTAGTTCATCAAGCTGCGGATCTCCTTGTGCATTTGGCAGAGGAAGTCTACATAACTGCTTGCAGCTGGATTGATTCCCTTGTCCTCCACAAGCAAGTGCTTAAACCATGCTTCAAGTTTGTCCCGCTGTCGAACTACAGTTAACTGTGAAGAAAGACAATAGAAAACTGAGAAGGTACTTGTTTAGACATGAACAAGTAACAAAGTGCAGGATCAAGTAATTTTAGGGAACACAAGCATACACGAGGCGCTTCTGGCAGCTGCTTCACCTTCATCATTGTCATATTGAATGCTATCACACTGCCTCCGAAAAGAAATGGTGACAGAGGCAGTTATGAATATCCTTCATACCTTATCAGATCACC from Montipora capricornis isolate CH-2021 chromosome 9, ASM3666992v2, whole genome shotgun sequence encodes:
- the LOC138015603 gene encoding PRA1 family protein 3-like, with amino-acid sequence MAAVAFPPLRSLQDFLTDAQFTAPTLNDLERMENRMINNLIYYQTNYFLIVIVTFILVGVIHPKDLLIGSVAFAVTLIMFGVAQSHEPKLAQMKQQYPFLVPGAVFGLAVLCVYALGSILAFVSGVTVPVAVTLLHAATRKRNIKNKFANAMELFKEDVTPMTIILSRICTIEQEREEKGKR